Within Mongoliitalea daihaiensis, the genomic segment ATTTTGATTCAAGATAAAGATGGAAATCCGATCACTGCCGGTGATCATGAGCGGAGATTCTTTGAAGCAGCTTGGGTTCATAAATATAATGACACTTACTATTTCTCTTATTCTACCGGTAACACGCATAAAATTGCCTATGCAACCGGAGATTCTCCTTATGGCCCATTTACCTATCAGGGAGTAATTTTAAATCCTGTACAAGGCTGGACAAACCATCATTCCATCGTTGAAATAGAGGGTAAGTGGTACATTTTCTACCATGATACAGAGCTTTCAGGTCAAACGTATTTGAGAAACATCAAGATGACCGAACTTACACACAAAGCAGATGGAAGTATCGAAACGATTAATCCAATTTTAGAGTAAAAGTAGTTTGAGATATATTTTCAGACTTACCAAGTTGCTTCATCCCAAAAAACCCCTCAACCCTTTCAGTTAAGTGAAGGGTGACTTGTAACAAAAAAGCCGGCTAATTTTAGCCGGCTTTTTTATGTAACTAATTTTTTTATCCTTAGATAAACTGATTCAAAATATTCTCAAACAGCTCTTGCTTGCCACTCGTTTTCTTTGGTTCACCCACTGCTAAAGCATGTGCTCGCAAATCTTCAAGCGTTAATTTTCCTGCTTCGTAATCCTTTCCTTTACCCGTATCAAAAGATGAATAGCGTGTTTGGCGCAAGGATTTATAGGCCGATTTTTGAAGTATTTCATCTGCAATGACCATTGCTCTAGCAAAAGCATCCATACTCCCAATATGTGCGTGAAATAAATCATCCATATCGGTAGAGTTTCTTCGTATTTTCGCATCAAAGTTGACTCCACCTCCATCAATTCCTCCACCTTCTAAGATCACCAACATAGACTCCGTCAATTCTTGCAAATTGATGGCAAACTGATCAGTATCCCATCCATTTTGGTAGTCACCTCTGTTGGCATCGATGCTTCCTAGCATACCTGCATCGACAGCTACTTGAAGCTCATGCTGAAAGGTATGGCCTGCGAGCGTTGCATGGTTCACTTCCAAGTTCAATTTAAAGTCTTTATCCAGTCCATGCTGTCTCAAAAAACCCACTACTGTTGCAGCATCATAATCATACTGATGCTTGGTAGGTTCCATAGGCTTAGGTTCGATTAGGAAATTACCTTTGAATCCTTTGGATCTCGCATAATCTCTAGCCATCGTTAAGAATTGTGCCAAATGGGAAGTTTCACGCTTCATATCCGTATTTAAAAGAGACATATACCCCTCTCTACCTCCCCAAAACACGTAGTTTTCTCCTCCCAACTTAATGGTTGCATCAATAGAATTCTTTACTTGAGTACCAGCCCATGCAACTACATCGAAATCAGGATTAGTAGAAGCACCGTTCATATAACGAGGATTGGAGAACACATTCGCCGTACCCCATAATAGCTTCACTCCAGTTTCTTGTTGTTTTTGCAAAGCATAATCAGTGATGATCCGCATACGTTCTTCATATTCTTCAATCGATGAACCCTCATCAATTAAATCTATATCGTGGAAGCAGTAGTAAGGAGCACCAATTTTTACAAAAAATTCAAAAGCGGCATCCATCTTATCTTTGGCCCGCTGCACCGCATCAGCACTTGAATCCCATGGGTGAATCATCGTACCTGGTCCAAATGGATCAGCACCTGTTGCGCAGAAGGTATGCCAATAGGCAATAGCAAACTTAAAATGCTCCTTCATGGTCTTACCGGCAATTACTCGGTTTTCATCATAAAACTTGAAGGCTAAGGGATTTTGAGAAGCTCTGCCTTCAAATTGGATCTTTTCAATAGTAGGGAAATAGGTTTTAGACATATCTATTATTGGTTATTGAGAATTTTATTTGATTCATTTATTGATTAATTGTGCTAATCTGTTTTTCCAGGTTTCATACACTTCTTGATAGGCATCGGCAAGAAAAGCTTGAGGTTCTAATGAGGAGATTTTTTCTAAACTTTGAAACGCATCTTCCGGATTTGAATAAAACCCAAGTCCAATTCCTGCGCCTCTCGCTGCACCTTGAGATCCATCCGTATCGTATAATTCGAGAGAAACCTGATTCATATTCACAAAAGCTTCGCGGAATAATGGACTCAAAAACATATTGGCATGCCCTGCTTTTACTGTTTGCAGATTAAGTCCCATTCCTTTCATAATATCAAAACCATAGGTGAGTGCTGAGACAATCCCCTCCTGAGTAGCACGGAATACATGGGAACGCTCATGTTTCAATAAATTAAGTCCCATGAGGCTAGCTCCAACAGGCTTATTTTCCATGATTCGTTCCACCCCATTCCCAAACGGAATAAAGCTCAAATCATCTGCACCAATGGGCGCTTGCGCAGCTAACTCATTGATTGCAGGATAAGATAGTTGCTCTCCTCCAATCAACCTCCGTGTCCAAGAATTTAGGATTCCAGTTCCGTTGACACATAGCAATACCCCATAGCTGGGAGCCTCTTGCGTATGATTCACATGGATAAAAGTATTTACCCTGGATTTAGGATCAAACAAAGGTGATTTACTCACTCCATAAACGGTCCCTGAAGTGCCTGCGGTAGTTGCCAACTCGCCTTCTTTTAATACATTGAGTGAAAAAGCATTGTTTGGCTGATCTCCAGCCCTGTAACAGATCGGTATTCCAGCTTCTATTCCTAACAATTCAGAAGCATGCTTAGAGATTTGGCCAGAAACCTCAAAAGAAGACACATAGTCGGGCAGAATAGAAGGATCAATCTGGTAAATATCTAGAAGTCTTTTGGAAACAGCACCTTCGATATAATCCCAAAAAATCCCTTCAGAAAGTCCGGTTTCAGTTGTCAGAATTTCCCCACTGAGCTTCATAGCTATAAAGTCCCCTGGAAGCATGATTTTGTAAATCCGCTCGTAGAGCGAAGGCTCATTTTCCTTAACCCATCGAAGCTTAGATGCTGTAAAATTTCCTGGAGAATTCAATAAGTGGGGCAAGCAATAGGCTGCTCCAAGTTTATCAAATGCCGTATTTCCAATCGAAACTGCTCGACTATCACACCAGATGATGGCAGGCCTGATGACCTCCTGATCTTTGTCAACCATGACTAAACCGTGCATTTGATAAGAAATACCAATCGCTTTCAACTCTCCAGTTTGAATACCTGCTTTTTGAACCAACTCTTTGGTACAGTCCACTACATAACCCCACCACATTAAGGGGTCTTGTTCCGCCCAATCATTTTGGGGGGCATTGATAGGCATTTCCTCTGTAGGAAGTCCAACAGATGCCACTAGCTTTCCAGTATCCGCATCCAAAAGACTCGCTTTTACGGATGAACTTCCTAAATCATACCCTAACAAAAGATTCCTCATAGTTTCTTATTTACCAAAATAAAATATACAAAGCAGTTGTGATCAAAATTATAATCATGGCACCAATTTTAAACCCTGGGCTAGACTTAAATAGATCTTTACCTATTTCAATACTATTTGGATGATCTTTTCCTTTGCCTTCAATTAAACTTATGAGTACCATCAATCCAACCAAAGAAAGGAATACTACACCCATTCTATCCAAAAATGGTAACTCAGGCCACCATACCTTTAATACTACAGAAAGGGGTATACTCAAAGCGGCACCGGTAAGCGCTGCATTGGAAGTAGTCTTTTTCCAAAAGACTCCCAACAAAAAGATAGCAAATACGCCTGGGCTTATAAAACCTGTGTATTCTTGAATAAATTGAAATGCTTGATCCAATTGACCCAATGCTGGCGCCACGATTGCGGCAACTATAAATGCAACTGCCGCTGTAACTCTCCCTACCAATACCTGTTTAGACTCTGCTGCACCTTTATTGATATATTTATTATAGATATCCATAGTAAAAATGGTCGAAGTGCTGTTGGCCATTGATGCAAGGGAGGACACAATCGC encodes:
- the xylA gene encoding xylose isomerase — protein: MSKTYFPTIEKIQFEGRASQNPLAFKFYDENRVIAGKTMKEHFKFAIAYWHTFCATGADPFGPGTMIHPWDSSADAVQRAKDKMDAAFEFFVKIGAPYYCFHDIDLIDEGSSIEEYEERMRIITDYALQKQQETGVKLLWGTANVFSNPRYMNGASTNPDFDVVAWAGTQVKNSIDATIKLGGENYVFWGGREGYMSLLNTDMKRETSHLAQFLTMARDYARSKGFKGNFLIEPKPMEPTKHQYDYDAATVVGFLRQHGLDKDFKLNLEVNHATLAGHTFQHELQVAVDAGMLGSIDANRGDYQNGWDTDQFAINLQELTESMLVILEGGGIDGGGVNFDAKIRRNSTDMDDLFHAHIGSMDAFARAMVIADEILQKSAYKSLRQTRYSSFDTGKGKDYEAGKLTLEDLRAHALAVGEPKKTSGKQELFENILNQFI
- a CDS encoding xylulokinase, with amino-acid sequence MRNLLLGYDLGSSSVKASLLDADTGKLVASVGLPTEEMPINAPQNDWAEQDPLMWWGYVVDCTKELVQKAGIQTGELKAIGISYQMHGLVMVDKDQEVIRPAIIWCDSRAVSIGNTAFDKLGAAYCLPHLLNSPGNFTASKLRWVKENEPSLYERIYKIMLPGDFIAMKLSGEILTTETGLSEGIFWDYIEGAVSKRLLDIYQIDPSILPDYVSSFEVSGQISKHASELLGIEAGIPICYRAGDQPNNAFSLNVLKEGELATTAGTSGTVYGVSKSPLFDPKSRVNTFIHVNHTQEAPSYGVLLCVNGTGILNSWTRRLIGGEQLSYPAINELAAQAPIGADDLSFIPFGNGVERIMENKPVGASLMGLNLLKHERSHVFRATQEGIVSALTYGFDIMKGMGLNLQTVKAGHANMFLSPLFREAFVNMNQVSLELYDTDGSQGAARGAGIGLGFYSNPEDAFQSLEKISSLEPQAFLADAYQEVYETWKNRLAQLINK